A single window of Solanum dulcamara chromosome 5, daSolDulc1.2, whole genome shotgun sequence DNA harbors:
- the LOC129888353 gene encoding uncharacterized protein LOC129888353, with the protein MGHNREETIVVGTNKKFTHAKPQKLAIDNGLQRTISDISFELNKEVAVVVSDRDDHNNNNNIEKNVLPPISEVEDAKCECCGMSEECTPEYVKRVREKYSGKLICGLCSEAVKEEMEKNGGKKLEEAINDHMNACSKFNRLGRAYPVLYQAEAMREILKNSRAKSLSPRDTHKKGGIARSSSCIPAITKGINTLESVD; encoded by the coding sequence ATGGGACATAATAGAGAAGAAACCATTGTTGTTGGGACTAACAAAAAGTTCACACATGCCAAGCCTCAAAAACTTGCCATAGATAATGGTCTCCAAAGAACAATATCCGATATCTCatttgaacttaacaaagaagtagcagtagtagtatcTGATCGCGatgatcataataataataataacattgaGAAGAATGTGCTTCCCCCTATTTCAGAAGTTGAAGATGCAAAGTGTGAATGTTGTGGGATGTCTGAAGAATGTACACCTGAATATGTTAAGAGAGTTAGGGAGAAATATTCAGGGAAGTTGATTTGTGGTTTGTGTTCTGAAGCTGTGAAGGAAGAGATGGAAAAGAATGGAGGTAAAAAGCTAGAAGAGGCTATAAATGATCATATGAATGCATGTTCTAAGTTTAATAGGCTTGGTAGGGCATATCCTGTGCTTTACCAAGCTGAGGCTATGAGGGAAATCTTGAAAAATAGTAGAGCTAAGTCTCTTAGTCCTAGAGATACTCACAAGAAAGGTGGGATTGCTAGGAGTTCAAGTTGTATTCCTGCCATTACTAAAGGTATTAATACTCTTGAAAGTGTTGATTGA